A genome region from Vulpes lagopus strain Blue_001 chromosome 7, ASM1834538v1, whole genome shotgun sequence includes the following:
- the RDH8 gene encoding retinol dehydrogenase 8, with amino-acid sequence MADAPRTVLISGCSSGIGLELAVQLAHDPRQRYRVVATMRDLGKKGTLETAAGEALGQTLTVAQLDVCSEESVAQCLSCIQGGEVDVLVNNAGVGLVGPLEGLSLAAMQNVLDTNFFGAVRLVRAVLPGMKRRRKGHIVVISSVMGLQGVVFNEIYAASKFALEGFFESLAVQLLQFNIFITLVEPGPVATDFEGKLLEQVSTTEFPDTDPDTLHYFRDIYLPASRELFRSVGQSPQEVAQVIVKVIGSARPPLRRQTNARYTPLAALKAVDPSGSLYVRTTHCLLFRWTRLLNLGLRCLACGCLRFRIWPR; translated from the exons ATGGCTGACGCACCCCGGACTGTACTGATTTCAGGCTGCTCCTCGGGAATTGGCCTGGAGCTCGCGGTGCAGCTGGCTCATGACCCCAGGCAGCGCTACCGAG TGGTGGCCACCATGAGGGATCTGGGAAAGAAGGGGACCCTGGAGACAGCTGCTGGGGAAGCTTTGGGACAGACCCTTACTGTGGCCCAGCTGGACGTGTGCAGTGAAGAGTCAGTGGCGCAGTGTCTCAGCTGCATCCAGGGAGGGGAAGTGGATGTGCTGG TGAATAATGCTGGAGTAGGCCTGGTGGGGCCCCTGGAGGGGCTCAGCCTAGCTGCCATGCAGAACGTCTTGGATACCAACTTTTTCGGGGCTGTCCGTCTGGTCAGAGCTGTCCTTCCTGGcatgaagagaaggaggaaaggccaCATTGTGGTGATCAGCAGTGTCATGGGGCTGCAGG GTGTCGTGTTCAACGAAATCTATGCAGCCTCCAAGTTTGCCCTGGAGGGATTCTTCGAAAGTCTGGCTGTCCAGCTGCTGCAGTTCAACATCTT CATCACCCTGGTGGAACCTGGCCCGGTGGCCACTGACTTTGAGGGGAAGCTCCTGGAACAGGTTTCCACAACCGAGTTCCCAGACACTGACCCTGACACCCTGCACTACTTCCGGGATATCTACCTTCCTGCCTCCAGGGAGCTTTTTCGCTCTGTGGGACAGAGCCCACAGGAGGTGGCCCAG GTCATTGTCAAGGTCATCGGCTCAGCCAGACCACCCCTGCGCCGACAGACCAACGCCCGCTACACTCCGCTGGCTGCGCTCAAGGCTGTGGACCCTTCAGGCAGCCTGTACGTGCGCACCACCCACTGCCTGCTCTTCCGCTGGACACGCCTCCTCAACCTTGGCCTTCGATGCCTGGCCTGTGGCTGCCTCCGCTTCCGAATATGGCCCCGGTGA